The following is a genomic window from Phaeodactylum tricornutum CCAP 1055/1 PHATR_bd_32x35 genomic scaffold, whole genome shotgun sequence.
ACAGCTAGATTTGCGAGATGGCGTGCCAAAGGGACCCAAAGTTGGTACTCACACAACCAATCTATCATTCAAGAGGGAGAACAGAGCTACGGATATGCCGTTGCAGTTGCCTCCAACTACTCCAATTGCCGTGTTGCCCACTACTGGAACTGAGGAAGATCAATTTCCCATTTCTGATCCGTCGGTGCCAGAAAGTCCTAGCAGTAACAAGCCTCCGAGTATTTTGTCGCCTTCTAAAATTTGTCGCGAGACACCGCGCAGCCCACCTCCACCTGAACCGGAACCTTGAGTGCGTTTCCAGGATCCTCCTCCCAAGCAAGAGTCGCGTCACCGTCGGCCTCCTCGTCGTTTCGGCTACGACGGCAGTCAGGGACATGGATACCTCAGTAAATTTTCGAAACCGGATACTGGTGAATTGTTGTGTTTTATTGGTGCAGCTTGCAACCTGATCCGCCATCAACAGAGCTCGTCGGAAGCGGATTTGGCCTACCGGACCTTTTGCGAGAGCGATTTCGAGACGGAGACGTTCAATTTTCGCGATCCCTTAGCATTTGCCGCTTCGACGAAACGCCACGACCCCGACACCCCAAATTATCACGAAGCAATGTGCGGTCCCGACAGCGAAGGCTATCAGGAGGCTATGGCAAAAGAAATCAAGGCGTTAGAACGGCATGGTACGTGGACACTAGTTCCGAAGAGCTCGATTCCCAAAGGGAGACGCGCCTTACCTTCGACTTGGGCGTTCAAGAAGAAACGATTTCCGGATGGGATGATGCGAAAGCTCAAGGCCCGGTTTTGTGTTCGAGGAGACCAACAAGTGGAAGGAGTCGACTATTTTGAGTCGTACGCACCTGTGGTTTCTTGGACGACGGTgcggttgttgttgtcgttgtcgattaTTTTCGGGTTGGAAACGCGTCAAGTAGACTACTCGAACGCGTTCGCACAGGCCAAATTAGACGAAGAAATTTACGTGCAGCTGCCGCGTGGTTTTCAGAGCCCAGATCCAAACGCAGAAACGGTCATGAAGTTGAACCGGAGTCTGTACGGGTTGGTGCAAGCTCCGCTGAAGTTTTTCGAGCATCTGAAATCGCACCTGGAGAAGCGTGGTTTTGTATCGACCGAAATTGACCCGTGCTTGTTCATCCATAAAGATATGGTCTGTCTGGTGTACGTCGACGATTGCCTGTTCTTTGCCCGTGACGGAACGAAGATCGAAACGATGATTGCGAGTTTGCAGCAAGACTTCGAACTCACTGTTGAAGGAGACGTGTCGGCATTTCTTGGGATCCAGTTCGAACGCGACACTAAAGCGGGTACGATTAAATTGACTCAGCACGGACTGATAGATCGTGTGATTAAGGCAACGGGTCTGGAAGAGTGCAATTCTGACCGTTCGCCAGCTGCGACGGATGCGCTAGGGAAAGATGTCGAAGGCGAGCCGATGACCGAGGACTGGAGTTACGCGTCCGTCGTTGGCATGCTGCTCTACCTTGCGTCGAATTCTCGACCAGAGATTGCCTTTGCCGTCCATCAGTGCGCTAGGTTTACTCATGCGCCAAAGAAGTCGCATGCTCAAGCTGTGAAGCGAATTTGTCGCTATCTAAAAGGAACGAATCGCGACGGACtgattttgaagccaacCGGCGAATTAGCAATTGATTGTTacgtcgacgccgactttGCTGGGTTGTGGAAGCGTGAGGATGATCAAGATCCTATGTGTGCAAAGTCAAGGACTGGTTTTGTTTTTACTATTGCCGGTTGTCCGCTTATTTGGGTTTCTAAGATGCAGACGGAAATTGCGCTTTCGACAATGGAGAGCGAATACGTGGCCCTATCCCAAGCAATGCGAGAGTTGATTCCGCTTCGTACACTGGTAGAAGTGGTTCATAAAGGTATGGGATTGGCTGAGCAGAAGGCAGTTACTCGGGCGTATTCGaaagtttttgaagacaaTAATGGTGCTTTGACTTTGGCAAATGTTCCGCGAATGACGCCTCGAAGTCGGCATTACGCAGTCAAATATCATTTCTTTCGAGAGTACGTACGCAAGGGTGATATTCAGATCCTCCCAATTGATACCAAGGTGCAGTTAGCAGACTGCATGACAAAGGGCCTGCCATGGGAGACTTTTTCGGCGCATCGAAAGTTGCTCTGTGGATGGTAGACCAACACTTTAGGAGACAAGAGCCTGGCCTGTTTGAACTCTTTGGTACATCTCATATGAAAGGGAGTGTCGCAAGGAACAGACAAGAGTACGGGACTCAGAATATATGTTTAGCATACTCGATGCAAGAGTACACAATATATTAGGAAAGGATACAAACTATGTAAGTATCCAGTGAGATTGAATATTTACAAGATCAGAACCGCAGGAATGAAGAGGTCTGGTCCCACGGGTTTGAGAGGTTCTTACCCAAAGGAGAATAGTCAAATAAAGTTCGTATAATCTCAGAAGTTAGTAAAGTAGTAAGCTTACAGCTCTAGATTGGTTGACTGATAGCGagtgcagttgtggacccGAGATAGGCCACGACGAATCCGCGACCTGGTACGACCCACCGAAACAACACCGTGAACGAGAGAGTCTTGTGAGAAGTCGTCCGTTCACGACACTCTGCATGTGGTTTCCACGACACGAAGCGGCCGCATACCGGTCACCGAGATCAATGACCATGGATCATTGCACAACGACCGCCATCAAAATCAGAGGTGTCGCCGATACGAAACTTGTCACAATGATGTTCACCACTCCTActgcggcggcagcggcagcagTGGAAAGAGGCGACGACCCCCCACTGGTGACGAAAATCGAACGACGTTCTTCGCTACGGCGAAATCGGCGCGTAACgaccgacaacgacgatgacgacgaagaagatctcAAGCCGTCCGCCAAATACGACAAAGCCCGTCGTCGGCGCCGGAAGATATTTCGTCAGGGACTCTGGCATTTCCTATTTCGCCAAGGACTGTCTCTTCACCAACTAGTGGCGCTACTCTTTATCGTTGCTGGGTGTGTGACCGTTTACCGGTGGATGGTGCTATCGAGTCGTATGTCTCCGGCTGCGTCGGTAGCCGAACGTTTCCGGCGTCACAAACTTGCTCAGTCCAAGATGCGTGAGCGGGAAATTGACGCCCCTCATCATGACGGGAAGCGTCGTTCGCAAGACGAATCCACCGACGGCTCGCTCCGCAGTCAATTGACGGGACAGAAAACCATTCTTGAATTGTTTCAGAACCACCGTTGGCAGCCTGATTTGGTGAAAAAACAAGTTCGCACTGGCACGGACAGCACGATTGCCACAGTCGATAAGATTCTACAAGCATGGGGTCGGCAACTGGATGAGGATGTAGAAGGAAACGTACACGGCGGTCCCCAATGGACCCGACCCTTTTTGTTACCTCCCCTACCCAATGCTGGTCGCAGCGAACCTGAAGCTGACCTGGCTACTGACGATGAAGTCAAGGAGAAAGGACGCCGAGACAAAGCAATTCACAAACGCGCATACTTCAAGGTTAACCGGAATGGACACATGGCATGGCAAGACGAGTGGGAAAAAATGAAGCAAGCAGGCGGCACAGAAGTGGGTCCCAAGATTGACTACACCGATAAGGGCATGTACGTGTATCCCGATGTTTTGCCACAGCCTCCCTTGGCTGGTCAATATCCCAAATTGCAGACGTTGAGTGACATCATGACACGTTGGCCGCAGGATGAAGAGTATGAAGATGACCACTTTGAAGAAACGTTGATTCATTTCGACTTTACCAACGAAACGCAGATGGTAGCCGCGCTTAAATTTCGAGACAATCAATTACCTTTTAAAGTTTACAATGTCCCAGAAATCCAAGCGGCGACGTCTAAATGGACAGACGAGTACGTGGCGGAACATTTCGGCAAAGGCACTAGTTTACTTAATGCCTGGACAAGTACTGTTCTAGCCGATGGCACTGCCCAAGAATCACCCAATAACTACTTTGCATTCTTCACTCCCAATCACTGGGATGTCGCTGCCATGGGACTTCCACCTACCCGCAACAACAATTGGAGCTTCGGTACTTGGGCCGAACATGCGCAATATGCGGATGCTGCCCCCCTCGCCGCCGATCAACCTCACTTTTACTGGCAAGCTGGAGTCAGCCGTGAAGAGCGGCACCAGGACCCAGCCAAATGGACTTTTATCAGCAAAGATTTGCCTTCATTTAGCTCGACCGAGGCTaactttttccaatttcaCCCGGCACAGCAAAAGGGTATTCAGTGCCGTTTTGGAGAGCGCGGTGTGGTCGCGGCAACACACTACGATTCGGGACGTAACATGGTCGCCATGATAACGGGCGCCAAACGCTATATTCTGTCGCCTCCGAAAGAGTGTTCAAAACTAGGTATCTTTACGAGTAAATCATCACCGATTTACCGCCATTCACTGCTAAACTTTGGACACTTAAAGTTTTTGAACGATTCCAGCACTGCAGAAAATCTGGGAATGTCACTGGAGGAGCGTGGCTGGCTGGAGCGAGCAGCGTCGGCTCAGGCGGTGGAAACTGTATTGAAAGCTGGCGAAGTCTTGTTCATTCCGAGCTTCTGGTTTCATTACATCGTGAGCGTGCAAAAATCAGCCCAGTGCAACGTACGCTCTGGCATTGACGAATCCGGATCTTCCGAATTCGGAGGTAAGGAAAATGTCCTGGAATGCAATTAGACAAACATGTGCTTCACGGGGGAAGCCTTCTGCGTTTGACTGTAAACGGGATACAGTGCGAGGATACCATTCCTGCAAAGTCGGAGCAGCTTGTTGCCCTCACCTCATGTCTGTAAGGCACTTAGATAGCTGTTGACGTTCAGCTGCTCCTCCCACTTTGAAATTGACTCGAAGTCCATCTGAATGGTCATTCCTTCTACTTTCAACCGTGATCTGGTTGGTATGCTACGGGCTACTGTCCCTCGTGAAGTGCCTCTAAAGCGCTCGTCAAATGACGACGAAAGACGGGAATAAGCTCTGCGGGATTGTCCAAAGGGAAGTGATTGACGCAGCGACAGTTGTTTAGCCATCCAATCTAACACTTTCCAATGTTGATAGTAATTTCCTCTTGCACCGTTTTGTAGATATGGTTGTCTGTGCAATGTCGTTAGTTTGCTGCGCACCTGTTTTCCTGTTTCTCTCTCGCTGCATCTGCCCTCCAAACCGCCGTGCTACATTTGCCGAGGTTACTCTTCAGAAATGCAATTGTCCGGTGAAAGTTGCTGTTTCCATCCATAGCGACCATCCTTGCGGATACGAGATACTAGCAGCAGGCAATCTGTCCTGTTGGCCAGGTCACCATAGCCATCTGCTTCGACTAGCTAGGAGACTTACTACTTTCGAGAAATGCTGTCGTAATGATAGCTGTGATATCTTTCTTGTAGCGAATATAAATTTCGAGGTTCCTAATGCTGATGTTAGGGTGGCCTCTAAGGTTAACAATCGGCGTTCCGTATTTGTCTCCCTGTCAATCGCGTTTCAAAAGAGGCTCACTGATAGTCAGTGCTATGCGCATTTTGAAATGATCTACCATCAGAGCTGCCGTGTATTGTTCGTTGCCTTTATAGAATTTCCGTTGTTGTTTACATCGCTTGCCTTTTTTGAGGTGggcttcactgtcagcttCACTAACTCGTCTTTAGATGACTGGAGTAGGGAAACAATAAAGATCTTGGGAAGCAGCCAGGAAGTCACAGCCAACGCTAGAAAAAGATGTGGGATACTTTTCTAGCCTCTCACATCTTCCTATCTTCAGGTCTGAATCAACGGAAGGTGCCCAAATTCTTCCCAATGGTCATGGAAAAGAGCGGCACTTTCATCCGGAACTTACACTTAAATTAATAAAACCTGTAAAATATTAGGAGAGGAAAGTATGACGTAGAATTGGCTTCTTTTGGGATACTGTTGACGCAACGTATATCTGTGAACATCTTATTGACAAAAATATTTTTTCTTTAATTCACTTACCTATTGGATGCGGTTTTTCATAAACGACTTCTAAAGCTTAGATGTAAACTGACTAAGGAGTCACACACTTCAAAAGTGAAGTGGGATACAAGGTACTGGGAGAAACGGTACTTAAGTTTTTATTTTTCCATTTATCGGACAGCATTCTCGAATCCAGCGTGGAATACAACTTTGCTATACTTGTCCTGAATGTTTTCATGAAATTAATTTCTGCGGAATGTGTCCTGACGTCATAGCGTGCGCATTCTTCTCGTAAGAAATCAACCAAGAACCTAAAAAGCCATCTGGCACCTGCAAGCAGCAATCCTTCAGATATGTGGAGAACCTATCAATGGTTGAGCAGCCTCCGAACTTTGCACATATTTTTTGAAGGCCAACAACACTTCCGTGTCCGAGAAGCAAACCCGCTTCTTTCCGCTTCGTGTTCACACAAAATAACACACATAAACATCCAACAATGTCACCTCAAGCTGTAAACGATGGATCTGTCACCTCGATCGATAAGAAGGTCCGCGATGAAGTCCGCACTATTGAttttcttcatcatgagcACGAACACCAGAACAACGGCTGGGGGCGCGGTATCGTAAAAGATTTTCGTAAGACAATCGGAACTCACTGGGTCAACGAAATGACCAACTTTAACCAGAAGTCGATTGCTGTTTCCTTTTTCATCTTCTTTGCGGCTGTCGCTCCCGCGATTACTTTCGGTGCCGTCTATTCCAAGGTAAGATATCTACGAGTTGTTGTTTTCGCCTTTTCATGGGACATCTTTCATACCATATTGTGAACTTTTTCATAGACTACTAATGATGCCATTGGCGCTGTCGAGATGCTCATTGCGACTGCTTGGTGCGGAATTGTCTACGCACTTATGGGAGGACAGCCCATCATGATCAACGGTGGAACCGGTCCCGTTCTCGCCTTTAGTGCCGTGCTCGTCGACATTGCCGACAACATGGACGTCAACTTTTTGACTTTAAATGCCTGGACTGGTCTCTGGGTTGCAGGATTTTTGTTCATTGCGGCTTTTGTTGACTTAAACCGTCTCTTGAAGCATGCTACTCGCTTCACCGACGAAATCTTTGCCCTGTTAATTGCGTCCATCTTCGTGATTGATGCCCTTGGTAGTCCCTTTTCTGATGTAGGTATTTACTGGTACTTCA
Proteins encoded in this region:
- a CDS encoding predicted protein gives rise to the protein MWFPRHEAAAYRSPRSMTMDHCTTTAIKIRGVADTKLVTMMFTTPTAAAAAAVERGDDPPLVTKIERRSSLRRNRRVTTDNDDDDEEDLKPSAKYDKARRRRRKIFRQGLWHFLFRQGLSLHQLVALLFIVAGCVTVYRWMVLSSRMSPAASVAERFRRHKLAQSKMREREIDAPHHDGKRRSQDESTDGSLRSQLTGQKTILELFQNHRWQPDLVKKQVRTGTDSTIATVDKILQAWGRQLDEDVEGNVHGGPQWTRPFLLPPLPNAGRSEPEADLATDDEVKEKGRRDKAIHKRAYFKVNRNGHMAWQDEWEKMKQAGGTEVGPKIDYTDKGMYVYPDVLPQPPLAGQYPKLQTLSDIMTRWPQDEEYEDDHFEETLIHFDFTNETQMVAALKFRDNQLPFKVYNVPEIQAATSKWTDEYVAEHFGKGTSLLNAWTSTVLADGTAQESPNNYFAFFTPNHWDVAAMGLPPTRNNNWSFGTWAEHAQYADAAPLAADQPHFYWQAGVSREERHQDPAKWTFISKDLPSFSSTEANFFQFHPAQQKGIQCRFGERGVVAATHYDSGRNMVAMITGAKRYILSPPKECSKLGIFTSKSSPIYRHSLLNFGHLKFLNDSSTAENLGMSLEERGWLERAASAQAVETVLKAGEVLFIPSFWFHYIVSVQKSAQCNVRSGIDESGSSEFGGKENVLECN